One stretch of Lacrimispora sphenoides DNA includes these proteins:
- the trxB gene encoding thioredoxin-disulfide reductase yields the protein MNEIYDVVIIGSGPAGLSAAVYGKRAELKMVVIEKEMASGGQVLNTYEVDNYPGLPGINGFDLGMKFREHAEKLGAEFSTDEVLRIEASDGKFTVVGEERTYATKTVIISTGAQHRKLSVIGEEELTGMGVSYCATCDGAFFRNKVAAVVGGGDVAIEDAIFLARMCKKVYLIHRRNKLRGAKTLQTQLFNQKNVEIIWDTVVEEIEGGDQVESLTIKNAKTEESNKLAVDGVFIAVGINPQSEAFNNLVEMDHGYIKAGEDCETNVPGIFAAGDVRTKQLRQVSTAVSDGANAITSVERYLTRI from the coding sequence ATGAATGAGATTTATGATGTGGTGATCATCGGGTCCGGGCCCGCAGGGCTTTCGGCTGCGGTTTATGGTAAAAGGGCTGAACTTAAGATGGTAGTGATTGAAAAAGAGATGGCAAGCGGCGGCCAGGTCCTTAATACTTATGAAGTAGATAATTACCCGGGGCTGCCTGGAATTAACGGCTTTGATCTTGGAATGAAGTTCCGGGAACACGCAGAGAAGCTGGGAGCAGAGTTTTCCACAGACGAGGTCCTTCGGATCGAAGCGTCTGATGGGAAATTTACCGTAGTGGGAGAAGAGAGGACCTATGCGACAAAGACAGTCATCATCTCTACCGGAGCCCAGCACCGGAAGTTAAGTGTGATCGGAGAAGAGGAGTTAACAGGCATGGGAGTTTCCTACTGTGCGACCTGTGACGGTGCATTTTTCCGTAACAAGGTGGCAGCAGTAGTGGGCGGCGGTGATGTTGCCATTGAAGATGCCATTTTCCTGGCCAGAATGTGTAAAAAGGTATACTTAATTCATAGGAGAAATAAGCTGAGGGGGGCAAAGACTTTGCAGACCCAGTTGTTTAACCAAAAAAATGTAGAAATCATCTGGGATACCGTGGTAGAGGAGATCGAAGGCGGAGATCAGGTGGAATCCCTGACCATAAAGAATGCCAAAACCGAGGAATCGAATAAGCTTGCGGTAGACGGAGTGTTTATCGCAGTAGGAATCAACCCGCAAAGCGAAGCGTTTAATAACCTGGTGGAGATGGATCATGGCTATATAAAGGCCGGTGAGGACTGTGAAACCAATGTTCCCGGAATCTTTGCAGCCGGTGATGTGCGCACCAAACAGCTTCGACAGGTTTCCACAGCTGTTTCAGACGGCGCAAACGCAATTACCAGTGTAGAGCGGTATCTGACACGAATCTAA